The Centroberyx gerrardi isolate f3 chromosome 13, fCenGer3.hap1.cur.20231027, whole genome shotgun sequence genome contains the following window.
CAGAGAGGGAGCTGTGGGTCGCCACATCACACCACATAAATATTCTCACTGGCTGGCAGGCGGACTCCCTTCACATCGCCccgggctgctgctgctgtgaacaTGATGCAGCTCATcgcttcctcttctccttggTTTTCTCATTGCTTTCCTTGAGGCGGATGTGCAGGGGGAACATCAGTAGCCGGTCTTCTCTGGCGCGTGCACAGATCTGGAAAGTTATCTCCTCCATCATATTAATGGGATAATGatgtgatgctttattgatctcctcggggaaattgtcttttttaCTTCCTCAGAGTGCTCGGAGCTCCTCAGAAAACCTGCAGCTGGTTTcgggattcagcgtcttgctcaagggcacttcagcagggcggatgctcgGCGACACCAGGAGCTTGCACCCGGGTCGTCCGGTTGAGGGACGGTCTCCCTAAACAGTAGCCCACCCCTGCTGCGTGACTGTCAGCTTCCTCggtgagaaggaggaagaggaggaggaggaggaggaggaggaggaggaggaaggggggaatCCGGCGGTTCAGGACGGCTGGGAGTCCCGTTGCGATGCATGGAGGCTGTTTGGAAATGCTCCCCGGGTCTCTGGAGCGCATGAGGCGGTTCCAGCCGACCGACGGCCCGCAGCACCGGGGAGATCCGGCCGCTGATCCACAACTCTGTCAACCTGCCACACCGTAACGTCACTGCTGGGATCCGGCCCCGGTTTATAGGAGCGCGGCTCGGTTCGGTTCGACATCCACGGAGCGGAGGCATATCCGCCGACAGCGCCGTGATTTGGGAACCGCCACACACATCCCTGCGTCGCGGCTGGTGGATACGGTGTAAATTTTCGGGCGGCATCTATGCAATTTTATTTCGACTTTTCATTTTATCATGAgcgcagaggagggagaggcgggTCCAGCTTGTGGGGAGGCGAGGAGGGGAGAGCCACAGGGAGGCGCTGCCATAACCCACCACACCTGGGAGGAAGGCGAACCGCCCGGCTCGCAAGGACATCCGCACcccgatgatgatgatgaggaggaggatgaggaggaggaggaggaggcggcggaggaggaggagggaggaggaggcagggagcgACTGGATGCATCTGGGGGAACCGCACGGAAATTCAATGTGGAGAACAACAGGGGGGATTTCTCCAGCGAGGAGGGGGTGGCCGGGGGGAGATGCTGCAAGGCGCAGGCGATGCATTCAAACTGCAGCAGCGAAACCTGCATCCCCACTCCGAGCTGTCGGATATGCTTCCAAGGCGCAGAGCAGGTAACCAGACTGACATGCGGGTCAAACCGTTTAAAGCTCcaatattattcagttttcacatctcctctttctcaggATAAGAGTAATGTCCTTCATGGTGTTTTGCAATTGAATGCAGTTCAGTTAAAAGTTTAATTGGAGTagttaaattgaatgaaatgaCTGTACTCTGACTGGccgccagcagcagctcctctaattcaaatgaggtaaacctgctgagtggaggctttccagttcaaatgctgcaaactgacCTGACTGGACGGATTTCAAcaattctttagtgagggagccaatcaggaccgagtccagttgtgatgcgttccAAGTTCcaagtctgaaactgccttgAAAAAAATCAgggattttgaaaatgcaataactttaaatgtaACCACTCAAACGAAATCAAATTTTTACAATGTCCcctttaaacatctttgatcatatatttatatatagtaaatagaggaaaatttgaattcctgtaatatgggacctttagcTGTGCTGGGCGGTGAGTTCAGAACCACGGACAGCACCCGACAACTGGACCCACATGGTCCCCAGCAACATTAGGGATAGTTTggtttcactattatttcactccaTAGAAGCTGGGTTATGTAATTTTATATTAAGTCTAATATAGTCTAATATTATCTAATCTAAATTTCTCACAGCTAAAATCTTCTCTAATGGGGTTCCTTAGACAAAGTCTTATCCCTGGTCCAATGtgtatctatttgggggtcATGACATGACATTAAAGTATTTCGCTAGGGGCCTCCTgaaaccctctcaaggacccctggaggtccctggaccccactttgggaaccactggcctagGTAAACCATGCAAACGTAGGTACAACCATGTGAACAATACAACCTGTTGCACAGCGATCCACAGCTAAACCTAatttctgcctgtctgccctcttcagcaccatggacagcactTTATTACCAGACACTCCTACTAGCTACTCACTTCATTTCAGTGAAGAAGAAACTGCTTCAGTGATAAAACTTTGCACACAGGCTGCATCTACTGTCCACATCAATGTTTCATGAcaattgcatttacattttagacatttagttgaagttcttatccagagcaaaaTGTAGTTACAAACTGTGATTCAATAACTTTAAATGTGGCCATTTTAATGTCCCgaaagtaaaaaaaagcaaGTATTCATCGTTTGCGCCATAATTAAATCttttgtcaggatggaaaaccctctgaaacagcatttagtccaccatgggacactaaaactctccactgaaaaccagcataatcataataatgcaacatattcatgcatacttgtgtggactcagttcaggttaagagcttcccatagacagccagtgtaaTATTGGTCAATTcttcaataaatacataatcaaTCTGTATcgtatccatcatatcagaggtgggtgACACTGaatggaccagatcccatttttgataaaaggccaatatcggccccatataccGGCCAATCAAtacatcggtctaaccctagccctactgtctgcctgtctgcctgcctggaGGTGGACGGACAGATGCGGACTTCCGGGGATGGATGGCCGCTCCGTCCCGACTCCACTGAAATCTGACACTCTGCAGGCCTGTCCGGCTCGTGACAGCGAGTCTCGATGAGGGACGACTCATCCAGGCCGGagctgagggaaagagaggagtcAGGGCAGTAAATGCCTAAGTGAATATCCTGTCTTCTGAACGTGGGCTATAGCCTATTAGCAAGGCTAATCTAATAGTTGTGCCTCCGGGTCCAGACAGATATTTGATTTCGATACAGGGCCACAGGCTGGGCCAGCTGTGAGGCGTTACAGGTTATCAAGGAGATTGGGAAACAGAAATGTGACACTATAAATATTCTTGACCTACCAGGTGGGGTGAGAGTGAGAGGTTATTTAACACCAGAAGTGAAATATCTCaggtttcaaaatgtccctgcatgacttttcctagactCCTACAACTTTTTGTAGAAACCAGTGTCGTTAGATTTACgaaatcatgcaaggaaatagtttagaattacatttacaccttTCAACTGACGGCTTGTTGGTTTCTCTTAGACCCTCAACTTGCATTGGCCCTTCTAGTGTTAAAACAAGTGGAGTGTTTTCTTCAAACATCCCCCTAGGCATTCATGATGGTATTAAAATCGTCCTTGACATTGGTTTTTATCAATCACTTCAAGATGGATAGCTGACCTGCCCTAATTCATATGGAGCGGCGGCCTCTTAGGTCCTCTTAAACCCACAAGGTTAATATGACAAGATGAAAAATGAGCTCGCTGACCACTGACCTTAATATACTATTAATATGCCACTCACAGCGCGGCCTGCAGGTCCAAACAACAGTAATGGCCACTCGAGGAATacctcaagaaaaaaacaaaaaacacataccGAACAGAAAACGGCTGTATGATTAATGTCAGGCGTTTCATGCAGGATCCCACCATTAATATCGGTAAGTGTTCTAGCTTTGAGAAATGATCATTGATCTGAGCGATGCTGGTAAAGCCCTCTGGTGAACAAGTCCTGCATTTTCTCTGATGTATGACCCGGTGTGAGGAAATGGCCAAACAGAAACCTGAAAACGAGGCTTTCTAAACCTTGGCAAAATGACACATGGATTGTGCAAAGGGCTGCAAACTTAATATCAGGGAGGTGGTTCTAATATTGGCCTAAAAGCAAATAGTTTTTCTTAAGATTCAGAGGTTTCATCTGTCACTAGTACCACAGGGGGCGGTCAGAATAgggccaccctttgccttcagaacagcttcagttcTCCTGGTACTGCATGCTGAACAGTGTCTAGTGGGATACTGGAgctttcttcaagaaggaaagcctcctgatctttgagggatgaaggaggtggaaatctgcTTCACATAAAGGATCTGCTGAGTGGTGAGATGGAAGCAGTGTAACTTCATCCTGCTGGTCAAGAAACCACTCTTGAATTTCTCAGGCAGTGTGCATGAGCGCATTATCATCACACTAATTGGTATGACTCACCTGTGTGATTCAGCCGtatttaaaggggcattcaGTAATCTATGACCGTTATCAATCCCTACTAattgaccagtaggaattgcaccAACATcaaagctagctaattagagcagagattcaatagaaatgtcaagtgaagaggtaacTTCTCACCATGccaaatactggaataataaaaccgCTTCGGCCTTTGTGGTTTTAACTTGGAAAAGCCAGTTTTCAagattttgttccaaaacagagaccgggccagaaagtgagaaagagttttgaaagccagaaatctcagcagctggtgaagtaatcattgagtcattagtattgatcaacaaccctattaaGCCCCAGATTTATTgaggtcattttgtgctactgGGCAGTAAAACTCTTGCTGCCCAAGGAATGTAATTTTTCATGTGgggtttccattattttgtccccTCCTGTAGATTCCCTCCTGTTTTTGCACATAGCTGAAtgttttgaatttgtttacatcaAATCAGCTTTTAGCCCAAATCTCTGCTGTCGCCACGGCCGTCTCCTTCGCCACGCTCTCCTCCTCAAACTTGACCTTTGCCCTCTTGCCGGTCTCCAGGGCGACCTGCTGAACCCGTGTCGGTGTGACGGCTCGGTCCGCTACACCCACCAGCACTGCCTCCTGAAGTGGATCAGCGAGCGAGGCTGCTGGACCTGCGAGCTCTGCTGCTACCGCTTCCGCGTCATCGCCATCAACATGAAGAGGCCGTGGCAGGTAACAGACCGCAGATCGGACTGAATGAGGGTTTAGCGTGCTGCTCCGAACCGCTGGTCTGGCAGCGGGGAAATGCATGAACACGAGAAATTTTGACCATTGTCAAATATTTACAAAGGTGGAAAGACtactgaaatatttttctaaagtaaaagtactgttaCTTCATTTAAATTTCACATAAATTTTActctactactttttttttttttatcatattaacaaagctagaATAAACGATGAGACATACAGTCCAGAATCATCATGTTTTATAGTAAATGACTCATTGTAAAATTAATGTAAAAGAAGGAGTAAGTACAGCCTTTTttagagctaaaaaaaaaagtattgatcAAAAATCTATCCTAGTAGCGTGGTTAGAGAAGTTGTAATCAGTAGTTTCAGCAGCTGATTTCCCCGATTggttcctccctctctggttGTAGGTGTGTTATAAGTGAAATAAACTGCTGTGGTAGACAGGAGTAACACTTGGTGCTCTTGTGGATTAAGAAGCAGTAGTGAAGTCCTTTGGTTTATAGGTGCTCATTGGGAACAGGAATCAAATCTATAGAAAACTGAGATACTCTCTAAGATTGAAAATCTCAAGTGAGAAAATGTAAACTGCTGTATACACAAAGTCCAAGGCACTGTAAATCCAGTAAAGAGGGAAGAGACTTAAAGCTtgaaatataaattaaaaaaagcctttattgtcatGGCTTAGAGCCAATGAGATTCAACCataaggtcttcatcagggcaagaaaacctgctgtggtgtttggaatgaaaacgaaggatgttggggcgggacataacgcagggagggttcattcaaaagtgtaaaccaatgggagatcagttagggagagaaataataagagtaataagattttaatataaaagtacaagaaaaatttgtgactttttttgtcaTAAACTGTCAGAtgggtgtatggtatgatagtttcaatgagctaaaaaggtgaaaaagttatttttcactTCAGTGTGATGACTTTGTTGAATACccagttctgattggccaatgaaggcATTCTGcagttatttctgaataacagcccgctgtttcacatctaatcatactGTATCACTTTGCAATGAAGAAGTCCGCTCCATTTTGTTAATTTCCAATCACATTAAGTGGCGACATCTTGTGCCAAAAAGACATGGCTGCTTGGTTACAGATAGTCCGGCTGGACTAGTTTTTTTCGGTGGAAGCAGGTACATTTCTTTAGcctgtaataaaatcattttaaatcaatatttcctGTCAAATACTTGTCTTTGGTAAGCAGCTGTGTAATACACAGGATAGAGAGCCGGTCATTAATGTAAAATAAGCCCTTCAGGGTGATTCAACACCCCAGTTAAAG
Protein-coding sequences here:
- the marchf11 gene encoding E3 ubiquitin-protein ligase MARCHF11, yielding MSAEEGEAGPACGEARRGEPQGGAAITHHTWEEGEPPGSQGHPHPDDDDEEEDEEEEEEAAEEEEGGGGRERLDASGGTARKFNVENNRGDFSSEEGVAGGRCCKAQAMHSNCSSETCIPTPSCRICFQGAEQGDLLNPCRCDGSVRYTHQHCLLKWISERGCWTCELCCYRFRVIAINMKRPWQWQSITITLVEKVQIIAVFLGSLFLVASISWLLWSALSPQAVWQRRDVLFQICYGMYGFMDLVCVGLIVHEGAAVHNVFMRWRAVNLHWDVQSYDKATDMEETSTGHSSLAPRTLWLPLVTLGPDGPLHPTRLGPRPWTCLCFPHFCPGLVPRNPLGQDSDSGEVVIRVTSV